The genomic region CCTTACTTAGTTCAAGTCACAGCAAATGAAACCGCTGTTTACGCCCGCATTTTCTACACCTTATTAATGCAGCAAGACAGCCAATTTTTCGCGGATCCAAGCCGCATTGATTTAAGTGGAAAAGAAGCAAAAGCCGCACTTACCTTGATGAAAGACATCATGGATAAAGGCTTAAGTACGACCAATATGGACTATCCTGCTGCGGTCGCCGGCTTTGCAAATGGTGCAGGCGGCATTGCCGTAAACGGTACTTGGTTAATTGGTTCTTATGATGCGCAATCAAAACAAGCCAATAATCCACTATCAAACGGTTACAGTGTATTCCCTGTGCCACAGTTTTTTAAACAAAAAGACGCCACTTATGCTGACGGCCACGGCTGGGTTGTACCACGCGGAAACCGTGACGACGAAAAAATGGCGGCCATCGGGAAACTGTTTAAATTCCTATACGATAACGACTATGAATGGGCTCGCACAGGTCATTTACCAACGGTAAAAGCCGTGATTGACAGCGATAAGTTTAAATCCCTGCCTCATCGTAGTGATATCGCGAAAGTCGCAAAAACAGGGCAAGCTCTACCCGCTCAAGTTTTACGTCAATTCGCCATACAAGACATCCTTGGTGAAGAGTTAGGGTCTGCGATTAGTGGCAACAAATCAATGGACGATGCACTGGAAACAGCGCAATATCGTATTAACGACTTGTTAGAAAACATCTAATAACCGATCTATCTACACTTTCGGGAGCTTCGGCTCCCGTTTATTTTAAAGGATACTTCCGTGAACCTAGCGCCAGATTTAAACCAAATTCAATCTATCACGCTAAAAAACGCGCAGCTTAAAGTGTCTATTCTGACACTGGGTGCGAGCATTCAATCTGTTTATCTAAACGGCCATGAGCACTCTTTAGTTTTAGGCTCTCCAAAGCTGACTGACTACCTTCAAGGGGCAAAATACTTTGGCGCAGTTGTCGGCCGAGTAGCAAACAGAACCAATAAAGGGCATGCCGTAATAGGTGGAAAAACTTTCCTACTCCCTCCTACCCTACCTGAAGCCCATCACCTACATGGTGGCCCAGATGGAACAGGCAGTAAAAATTGGTCTATCATCGAGCAAAGTGACGACATGGTACACCTGCAAACTAAGCTCGCTGACGGTGAGATGGGTTATCCAGGCAATATGATTGTGAATGTGTTTTATTGCCTGATCGATAGCGCATTGGAAATGGAAATTACGGCAACCACAGATCAACTGACAATTTGTAACTTTGCCGGCCACAGTTACGTTAACCTTGATGGCACAGGTTCTATCTTGGACCATCAACTCAGCATTCAAGCAGACCATTATTTACCTGTCGATGCAGAATTAATTCCAACAGGCGAAGTCACACCAACCGCAGACAGTGCGTTTGATTTTCTACAAATGCGCACTATTGGCCGTGAGGACTACCCAGAGCTGGATACCAATTTCTGCCTATCTCTTGCTAGTCATCGCCCGTTACAAACGGTTGCCACCCTTAAAGCCCCTATTACGGGACTGACATTACACTACCAGACAACCGAACCGGGATTGCAAGTTTACGACGGTCGCCATATTCAACTAGGTGCCGAATCAAATGTTAACCAAGGCGCTTTATCGGCATACGCAGGCCTTGCCCTTGAAGCCCAACACTGGCCTGATGCGATCAACCAGTCACATTTCCCGCCAATATTACTTGCGCCTGAAGACACTTATCGACAAGTTACACGCTACGTCTTTGGGTGATTCAACGGCCTGTTTAACTTAATGGGTTAAAAATAAAAAACGAGCCATCAATGTATGCACAAGATTGGCGCTCCAAAAAATCCGATTAAGAAAACTTAATCGGATCTTCTGAGGCTATTCAATTAAAATCAACCCTTAAGTGAACAGCATTAGCCCCAACTGGAGTATTTTTATGGTGATAAGCGCTTATGGTTTATAGAAACGGCCTATCTCTTTTCACTTCCTCGACCAGCTCAGTGCAGGTCGCTTGATCTTTTGTGTAATAATTTGTTCTATAAATCGGCCAACTATTTTTTTTCTCTGCTTCATCACAATCAATATAATCCTTGTTATAGGCATACACGCTAACAGAGATCGAGCTGATAATGGGTAATGACAGCATTATCGCAATACCAATTACCATGCCAGAAGCAAGTAATCTTTTGAATTTTTTCTGTAACAGGCCTTTCTAATACACCCACAAAGAAAACAGCCCCTCCAAATACCCCTACCGCAATGGCTCTACCAAGACCAAAAGCCCCACCTCGATCAAAGATAATCGTTGGGGTATCATTAATAAAGTGATCCATTAAGTGATAACAGAAGATCGAAAAGCCTACTATTCCAAATGCACTGAGAGAAAATAGAACAATCATTACTAAACATATGCGTACCTAGGTAATCGTTCCCCTTCTTCAACCTTCACTTGAGTATCTTCCTTGAGCAGCAAAAATAGCTCCAACTGGAGCTATTTTTGCTGCTGATTGGCGCTTAAGATTTATAGAAACGGTCTGTCTCTTTTGACTTCTTCCACCTGAATCGCCACTAGTTCAGTAGACACTTCTCAGTCATCTTTTCGAACAGTTTCTCATACTCAACAGGTGACAACATATCATTAGCGCTATGGCGTCTGACAGGGTTATAAAACATTTCTATATAATTAAAAATGTCTTGTTTGGCTTCGCCCCTTGTCGAGTAAATCTTTCGCTTCACTCGCTCTCTCTTTAAAAGCTGGAAAAAGCTTTCAGCAACAGCATTATCATGACAGTTCCCACGTCGACTCATGCTGGCTTGTAAATTGTGATCGTCCAAAAATCTATGCCACTCATAGCTCGTAAACTGACTGCCTTGGTCTGAATGGATTATTACCCTTTGCTTTGATTTTCTTCTCCACACAGCCATCATCAGTGCATCAAGAACAAGTTCCTTCACCATTCTTGGTCCCATGCTCCAGCCTATTATTCGACGGGAATAGAGATCAAGCACGACAGATAAATATAGCCAGCCTTCGTGAGTTCGGATATAGGTGATATCTGTAACCCACGCTGTATTCGGGCTTTCTGGATTAAACTGTCTTTCAAGCACATTGTTGGCTATTGTATGTGTTTCTCCTGACCGAGCTCTAGGCTTTCGGTAACCCACCTGAGCCTTAAGGCCTGCTCTTCGCATCAGATAATGCACTCGATTAATACCACAAGATTCATTCAAGGATCTCAGGTCTTGATAGATCTTTCGATAACCGTAGACACAACCCGATTCCAGCCAAAGTTGTTTAACAAGACCTGTTAGCCGTTCATTTTCCTTAGCAAGTTTTGATTTTGGCTCTTTCAACCAAACGTAATAGCCACTGGGATGAACATCGAAGAGATTACACAGTCGCCTTACTGAAAAATCGGCACAGTGGTCCCTGATAAAGGCGTATCTTAGTCTGGGTGGCTTGCGAAGTACGCCGCGGCTTTTTTTAACAGGTCGCGCTCTTCCGTCACTCGCTTGAGTTCTTTCCGAAGACGAAGGATCTCGCTCGACTCAGCAGAAGCCTCTGCAAACGATTCTGCCTCAGGGCCATATCGTTTAATCCAAGCGTATAAACTGTGAGTGGTGGTGCCTAAGCGATTAGCGACTTCAGCAACACTAAAGCCTGCTTCAGTCACTTGCTTAACCGCTTCAATTTTGAATTGTTCTGGGTAACGTGTTTTGCTCATAAATACCTCTCAATTAGATCATTTTATCTAACTAAAAGGTGTCTAGCTAATTAGTGGCGATTCATGAGAATGTAGAAAAAGACACTTCATGTACATTAAAGTCACTTGGCAACAAATATGGTCACAGTAAGATTGTGACCAGAAAAATAGTGTTTACCGTATGGGCTAAACCGACCGAAGGTCTTCGGGTAATCGTCGTCGCCTGATGCTTGCGCTTAAGGAAAGTGTTAATGCGGACTCAATCCACTCAATGGGAATATTCTGAGTGAAGGTTGAATGATCTGAGAAGGAGTGGAGCTCATCGATACTAAGAAGTAACCGTTGAATAGACACAAAAAATCCGATTAAGAAAGCTTAATCGGATTCTCTGAGGCTATTCAATTAAAATCAACCCTTAAGTGAACAGCATTAAGCTCATGGCTCGTTTTTTTGCATTGATAGAAAGTATACGACGCTTTACACGGTAAACTTCTTACATGTTATTTATTTGCTGAAGCGATTCTTCTGCACTAGAAACCGTTCTTTTCAGGTCGGTAATATGACCATTATCTATGCTGTAGCACCAACCATGTACATGCAATTCTTGACCTATTTTCCATGCATTTTGAACGATACTACTCTGGCAAACGTTGGCGACTTGCTCCACCACATTCAGTTCGCACATACGATCAAAGCGAGTATGCTCGTCTTCTATCGCGTCTAATTCTTCTCTGTGGAGGCGGTACACATCTTTAATGTGACGCAACCAGTTGTCTATCATACCGTGTTCTTCGGTGCCCATAGCGGCTTTGATACCACCGCAACCATAATGACCAACCACCATAATGTGTTTCACTTTCAACACATCAACTGCAAACTGGATAACCGACAAACAGTTTAAATCGGTATGCACCACAACGTTAGCGATATTGCGGTGAACAAACACTTCACCCGGTAATAAGTCGACAATTTGATTCGCTGGAACTCGGCTATCGGCACAACCAATCCAAAGGTA from Marinomonas rhizomae harbors:
- a CDS encoding extracellular solute-binding protein, producing MKKLLLGTTAVGLLALAPLANANTTIELQRFFGACEAEYGKVTDVSSAVGECGIITALVNKFEADNPDIDVKVTTVEWPGYDQLNAQLASRSAPDVVSMHYSAMSDYQSRGLLVPLDKLLKDQNIKPSDFTNAAISSVTKEGKVYALPFDNWTMLFHVNNNMMKKADLMKSNGKPILPSSADELFAQGKQFKDATGKPYLVQVTANETAVYARIFYTLLMQQDSQFFADPSRIDLSGKEAKAALTLMKDIMDKGLSTTNMDYPAAVAGFANGAGGIAVNGTWLIGSYDAQSKQANNPLSNGYSVFPVPQFFKQKDATYADGHGWVVPRGNRDDEKMAAIGKLFKFLYDNDYEWARTGHLPTVKAVIDSDKFKSLPHRSDIAKVAKTGQALPAQVLRQFAIQDILGEELGSAISGNKSMDDALETAQYRINDLLENI
- a CDS encoding aldose epimerase family protein yields the protein MNLAPDLNQIQSITLKNAQLKVSILTLGASIQSVYLNGHEHSLVLGSPKLTDYLQGAKYFGAVVGRVANRTNKGHAVIGGKTFLLPPTLPEAHHLHGGPDGTGSKNWSIIEQSDDMVHLQTKLADGEMGYPGNMIVNVFYCLIDSALEMEITATTDQLTICNFAGHSYVNLDGTGSILDHQLSIQADHYLPVDAELIPTGEVTPTADSAFDFLQMRTIGREDYPELDTNFCLSLASHRPLQTVATLKAPITGLTLHYQTTEPGLQVYDGRHIQLGAESNVNQGALSAYAGLALEAQHWPDAINQSHFPPILLAPEDTYRQVTRYVFG
- a CDS encoding IS3 family transposase (programmed frameshift); translation: MSKTRYPEQFKIEAVKQVTEAGFSVAEVANRLGTTTHSLYAWIKRYGPEAESFAEASAESSEILRLRKELKRVTEERDLLKKRGVLRKPPRLRYAFIRDHCADFSVRRLCNLFDVHPSGYYVWLKEPKSKLAKENERLTGLVKQLWLESGCVYGYRKIYQDLRSLNESCGINRVHYLMRRAGLKAQVGYRKPRARSGETHTIANNVLERQFNPESPNTAWVTDITYIRTHEGWLYLSVVLDLYSRRIIGWSMGPRMVKELVLDALMMAVWRRKSKQRVIIHSDQGSQFTSYEWHRFLDDHNLQASMSRRGNCHDNAVAESFFQLLKRERVKRKIYSTRGEAKQDIFNYIEMFYNPVRRHSANDMLSPVEYEKLFEKMTEKCLLN
- the can gene encoding carbonate dehydratase translates to MSSHLDDLFNKNREWASKVTAEDPEFFSTLSKQQQPEYLWIGCADSRVPANQIVDLLPGEVFVHRNIANVVVHTDLNCLSVIQFAVDVLKVKHIMVVGHYGCGGIKAAMGTEEHGMIDNWLRHIKDVYRLHREELDAIEDEHTRFDRMCELNVVEQVANVCQSSIVQNAWKIGQELHVHGWCYSIDNGHITDLKRTVSSAEESLQQINNM